In Deinococcus maricopensis DSM 21211, one genomic interval encodes:
- a CDS encoding PEGA domain-containing protein has translation MKRLAGLLLLAGGLSACTPLVLLGKPVADVRVGANVRGNIASDGGVQQGDPLNLEVRVSRDAYVTAFLLPPDGHAVRLGAANTPATASNALTFALPTNALGRTEVFAVAGTSPLPFPDTTPGGGTNGFADWLKASLAGVPDRAWNVTPQYYRATQYGALRVTAFPAGATIQLDGQTVGVAPALLERVEVGAHTLTVSAAGYAPEQRPVSVRAGAVGTEAFTLRRLPRPATLVVTSDAPARVSLDGREAGRTPFTARIRTGERTLKVTPDNTALAPATLRLRAPETAVLTVECRTGTTFTCALVSVLPGE, from the coding sequence ATGAAACGCCTCGCAGGTCTACTGCTGCTGGCGGGCGGCCTGAGCGCCTGCACGCCCCTGGTGCTGCTCGGAAAACCCGTCGCGGACGTGCGCGTGGGCGCCAACGTCCGCGGGAACATCGCGTCGGACGGCGGGGTGCAGCAGGGCGACCCGCTGAATCTGGAGGTCCGCGTCTCCCGGGACGCGTACGTCACCGCGTTCCTGCTGCCGCCCGACGGTCACGCCGTCCGGCTCGGCGCGGCGAACACGCCCGCCACGGCCAGCAATGCCCTCACCTTTGCGCTCCCGACGAACGCGCTCGGGCGTACGGAGGTGTTCGCCGTGGCCGGCACGTCTCCCCTGCCCTTCCCGGACACCACGCCGGGCGGCGGCACGAACGGCTTCGCGGACTGGCTGAAGGCCTCCCTCGCGGGCGTGCCAGACCGCGCGTGGAACGTCACCCCGCAGTATTACCGCGCGACGCAGTACGGCGCGCTGCGCGTCACGGCCTTCCCGGCGGGCGCGACCATCCAGCTGGACGGCCAGACGGTCGGCGTGGCCCCCGCCCTGCTGGAGCGCGTGGAGGTTGGCGCGCACACCCTCACGGTCAGCGCCGCCGGGTACGCGCCGGAGCAGCGGCCTGTGAGCGTCCGCGCGGGCGCCGTCGGCACCGAGGCGTTCACGTTGCGGCGCCTCCCACGCCCCGCAACGCTCGTCGTGACCAGCGACGCGCCTGCACGTGTCAGCCTGGATGGGCGCGAGGCAGGCCGCACCCCCTTCACGGCGCGCATTCGCACGGGCGAGCGCACCCTGAAAGTCACGCCCGACAACACCGCGCTGGCCCCCGCCACGCTGCGGCTGCGGGCGCCCGAGACGGCCGTCCTGACGGTCGAGTGCCGCACCGGCACCACCTTCACGTGCGCGCTCGTGAGCGTCCTGCCCGGCGAGTAA
- a CDS encoding Lrp/AsnC family transcriptional regulator, whose amino-acid sequence MTVLDQTTPRELLLNRVQKDIPIVARPYQVLAQDVGLTEAEALDILRETKAAGVLRQVSAIFDTRTLGYKSSLVAAVYDEDHLDAGAEIVNEHPGVSHNYKRNHDFNLWYTIAVPSESDLEAHVQKLHELSGARLTRLMPTLHLFKIGVEFDMTGKEAWNAKSAPQYTNENRNIGYQVTDTDRQFVLEFQKDLPLTEEPYAEACAALGMTIDELAAHADQMKAAGALRRVSAVFKHQKAGFTFNAMGVWAVPEADVAETGRKMAEFKAVSHCYLRPTYPEWPYTIFTMVHGRSKEEAFGKIQAIADEVAPGVDHAILYSTKEYKKVRLEFYKPEFYAWAREQLGTEA is encoded by the coding sequence ATGACGGTCCTCGACCAGACCACCCCGCGCGAGCTGCTGCTCAACCGCGTGCAAAAAGACATCCCCATCGTCGCGCGCCCCTACCAGGTGCTCGCGCAGGACGTCGGCCTCACCGAAGCCGAAGCGCTCGACATCCTCCGCGAAACCAAAGCCGCCGGCGTACTGCGCCAGGTGAGCGCCATCTTCGACACGCGCACCCTCGGGTACAAAAGCAGCCTCGTCGCCGCCGTATACGACGAGGACCACCTCGACGCCGGCGCCGAAATCGTCAATGAACACCCCGGCGTCAGCCACAACTACAAACGCAACCACGACTTCAACCTCTGGTACACCATCGCCGTGCCGTCCGAAAGCGACCTCGAAGCGCACGTCCAGAAACTCCACGAGCTCAGCGGCGCCCGCCTCACGCGCCTGATGCCCACCCTGCACCTCTTCAAGATCGGCGTGGAGTTCGACATGACCGGCAAGGAAGCGTGGAACGCCAAGAGCGCCCCGCAGTACACCAACGAGAACCGCAACATCGGCTACCAGGTGACCGACACCGACCGGCAGTTCGTGCTGGAGTTCCAGAAGGACCTCCCCCTCACCGAGGAGCCGTACGCCGAAGCGTGCGCGGCGCTCGGCATGACCATCGACGAACTCGCCGCGCACGCCGACCAGATGAAGGCCGCCGGCGCGCTCCGCCGCGTCAGCGCCGTGTTCAAGCACCAGAAGGCCGGCTTCACGTTCAACGCCATGGGCGTCTGGGCGGTGCCGGAAGCCGACGTCGCCGAGACGGGCCGCAAAATGGCGGAATTCAAGGCCGTGTCGCACTGCTACCTGCGCCCCACCTACCCCGAGTGGCCGTACACGATCTTCACCATGGTGCACGGCCGCAGCAAGGAAGAAGCGTTCGGGAAGATCCAGGCCATCGCGGACGAGGTCGCGCCCGGCGTGGACCACGCCATCCTGTACAGCACCAAGGAGTACAAGAAGGTGCGCCTGGAGTTCTACAAGCCCGAGTTCTACGCCTGGGCGCGCGAACAGCTCGGCACCGAAGCGTAA
- a CDS encoding RidA family protein, producing the protein MKDAIQTPHAPAAIGPYSQAVIAGGLVYTSGQIPLTPDGMLVEGGVDAQARQVFTNLRAVLAAAGTDFARVVKATVFLADMNDFPVVNAVYAEHFAEPYPARSTVQVARLPRDVLVEIEVIAELH; encoded by the coding sequence ATGAAAGACGCCATCCAGACCCCGCACGCCCCCGCCGCCATCGGCCCGTACAGCCAGGCCGTCATCGCCGGCGGTCTCGTGTACACCAGCGGCCAGATTCCCCTCACGCCCGACGGCATGCTCGTCGAGGGCGGCGTGGACGCCCAGGCCCGCCAGGTGTTCACCAACCTGCGCGCCGTCCTCGCCGCTGCCGGCACCGACTTCGCGCGCGTCGTGAAGGCCACCGTGTTCCTCGCGGACATGAACGACTTCCCGGTCGTGAACGCCGTGTACGCGGAGCACTTCGCGGAGCCCTACCCGGCGCGCAGCACCGTGCAGGTCGCCCGTCTGCCCCGCGACGTCCTCGTCGAAATCGAAGTGATCGCGGAACTCCACTGA